In Trichlorobacter lovleyi, the DNA window CATCAAAGGCAAACACCGTATAGATGGTCAGGTTTTGCTTACCGTCAATATTACTTTTACCAACAGAAGCTGTTCTTAAGTCAGTGTTATGGGCATAATAAGCAACCCCTTCCAGGTAATAGGTACCTTCCGAGCTATTGGCAGCGGTTGCCTTCTGGCTCGTGATCCCTTCGTTGGCTGCAATACTGTCCATCCAGGTCTGCACGTTGAAACTATAAGGATCTGTTACCTTTGAGACAGAACCGTCGCCGTTAAAGGCGCTACTTGGCAGATTCTGATCTTTTGTTGATTCACCATCAGTTACAATCATGACAAAGTTTCTCTGGCATGATTGGGTCACCGGGTCGCTGCTACTGTAATCAACTGAAGAATTATAGGCGCTGGGACGGGCCTCAAAATAGCGCACCGCCTCATACAATGATTCTGCCAGCGGTGTCCAGGAGGATGGATTAGTGGTTTCAATCTGGTAGGTAATAGTCTCTTTTGTAGAGCCTACGTTTGAGGCAATGTAACCACCGTCCTCATCACCACTGTTTGCATCTTCATAGTAGGTGCCGTCTGTGTTAAAGAACATTGTGCCGATCCGGATACGGTCGGCATACTGAGTGACCAGACCATCGGTTGGTGGCTGGGTCCCGTACAACACCTTTATATTATAGCTCTGGGTATACGAGGAACAGCTGCTTGAACTGCAAACCTTGAGCAGCGGACCGTCCATAACCTTGTAATAGACGCCGGAATACAATTTGTAATAGTCGCGACTGGTGTCAGCCAAACCTACCAGATAATTGTTGGTTGAGGTGGTAACGCGAGGGTTCACCGGATTGCTATTGCTGCCCTGTACCACCCTGCCACCAACCAGAACCTTGCGCACAACATCAACCCGTCGCATGGTCAGCCAGTTCAGCATATTGCCGGACCAGAAATTAGTTTTATCCAGCGTCTTGGTTGTGTCGAGCTCAAAATAGCCGCTGCTGTTATATTTGTACATCTTGGTGTTGTCAAAATAGCCATAATACAGCGTGCTGGAATTATAACTGGCATCAGAGCCGGAACCGGTCGAATTCCCTTTGCCTGCGGTCTTGTAGGCGAACTCTTCCATACTGCCGGAGTTGTCAACAACCAGAAGCAGGTTGGGTTTTACGCCAGTACCGGCAACAAAAGGCGGCACTTGGGCATATTCGATAACATTAGGAGGTGTCAGATTCTGCACGGTGGTAAATTTTAGAAGATAGGCACTTGACATACTGTTTCCAGCCAAGTCTTTGACACCCGTCGACACCGTGACAGTGTAATCGGTTGCATAGTTCAGCGAACCGCTACTAAGGGTCAGGGTAACTGTACGGTCACCATCAAATGAAGGTGCTGCCCAGCTGCCTCCGGACACCGTGAAGTTGGCAGCAGTAATGCTGGATGTCAGTATCGGTTCATTAAACACAATCTGAAGGGTGGGAGTAACGGAAACCCCTGTTGCACCTGTTACCGGATTTGTTGACAGCACCTGCGGCGGTGTGCTGTCGGGATTCACGGTGGTAAAACTCCAGCTATAATTACTCACCATGGTATTACCGTTCACATCTTTAACCGTATTGTGGACAGTGACGGTATAGGTGGTACCGGGGCTTAGGTTGGCTGAAGGCTGGAAAGTAGCCTCTTTGGTATCATAGCTGATGGTACCGGTTACTGCAGGAGAAAGAGTGATACTGGCAGCCGGAGATTCGACAGTAGTGGCATCCATATCTTCACTGAACAAGGCAGAAATAGACGAATCAACCGGTATGTTGGTGGCACCACTGGCAGGATAGATTGGACTGACCGTTGGAGGGGTCACATCAGTGCTGGCAACGGTTTTAAAGTAGTAGGTATAATTTGTTCCAAGATCTTCCCAGTTTGAAACTGCAATCTTTTTACTGATAGAAATCTTGTAAATGGTATTCGCCTTCAGGTTGCTCTTAGGGGTCAGGGTATAGCTTGAGCTATTTGAAGTAGGCGAGTAGGTAACGGCCACTGAATTGCCACTAACTGATTCATTTAACGTGATCCTGTAAGTATTATTATTAAGGATTGTAGACCACTTGACAGTTTTATCAAAAGTAACAACGACACCTGAAGTTACCGGCACGTTGAGGGTTCCTGGTGATGATGTGGTACCTGGGGTCACCGAGCTAATTGAGAGTGCCTGAGCAAAAGAGGAAAGACCAAGCAGACAGCTGAACAGCACAACCAAACGAAATAAGTTTTTCATTTCGGCACCTCCTCAACGACAACAAAAGCTGCTGTATCGCCCTCCAAAGAAGCAGCTATCCGGTCATTTTTTCTGGGCTTTGGCGGCTCAGACTGTTCACCAGAGCCTGGCCGGTGCATGAATTTCGTCGCTTCATTCAAATAGATCGTCTTTTTCTGTCCATCTGACAGACGGACCACCAGCCTTGTTGAGGTTAGTTCAATCACCTTGCCTCTTACTAGCTCATTGGCCACCAAAGGAACAGCACAACTGAGACTCAAAACCACCATGAGCACCCACCCCAATAATCTGTTCATACATGATCCTCCTGCTTCAAAGCCGGGCATTAATATCAGCTTAAAAGTTTAGCTGGCAGACAATTATACAAAACTACATTCCCTCAATTGCCTTCTTGATACTTTCAGCATCCCGAGGTCCCTGATACGGCTTGCCGTTCGGCAGTAACACCATCGGGGTACCGTTGATCCCCTGCTCCTGGGCAAACTGTATCACCGCGTCCACACCAGCCTTGCCGGCATCCCCCTTTGGCTTGGGCAGTTCCTTACCTTCAAAGGCAAGATCAAGGTTCTTGCGGCTCTTGGTCGACAGCACCAGCCGCGCCTTGTCGTACGCCTGGGGATGGAGCTGCTGCAAGGGGTAGAGCATGATATGGATTGCCAGATCAGGCATCATTTTTTCAAGTTTCTGCAGTTCCGGGTGCAGGGTACGGCAGTAGGGGCAATCGGGGTCGGTAAAGACATACAGCTTCTTTGCAGCCTTGGGGTTACCCATGACCATGGCATACTGCACCGGGATCAGCTTGGGATCAAGGCCGCTAAACTGTTTTGGCTTGGGAATATCTTTTTCATGGGCAGCCACCGGTTCTTTGGTCTTCAGGTCAATGATCATCCCTTGAATCAGGTGTTTCTTGCCATAGTCGATAAACACGATCCCTACACCGCCATCCTTTTGAAACAGGACCTCGTGCAGACCGTGGCTGGGAGCCGGTTTGACCGACTTAACCGTAACACCGGCAAAGCTGAGCAGATCAGTTGCTTCCTTTACTGAGAGCGAATGGCACTTGGAGCATTCCTGGGTACCGCAGCCATCTTTGGCGGGGGCCATGGCAAAGGAAGAGACCGCAAACAGCAACACAAGGGATATAGTCGACAGTGTAGTGCGAATCATTGAATAAATCCTTTCAGTTAAATTGATCAGACAGATACTTTGCAAAAAAAATGCCGCCCTTGTACGGCAGCATAACAGACTGTATTCACGAAACTTTACAACAATCAAGAACACGACCATGCAGATATTGCATAGTTAGCTGCGGGTTATTGCCAGACAACACCGCAATTTTTGCAGAGTTCACACACCAGCTTCAGTGCGCCTGGATCAGCGCACCGCAGATGCCGGCAGGTTACTCAAGGGCATATTCCTTCAACTTGTACAGCAGGGCTCGATGGCTGATTTCAAGCATCTTTGCCGCATGGGTACGATTTCCCCCGGTCCGCTCAAGCGCCTTGCGGATCAGGTCAATTTCCATAGTCCGCTCCGCCTGCTTGATGGACAGATTTTCATCCGGGCAGACCTGGATCGCAGACTCACCAGTGATCCCATCAAGCAGGCAGTGTTCAGCCAGCTGGTCGCCATCACACAGCACCAGCGCACGTTCAATCGCGTTTTCAAGTTCCCGTACATTACCGGGCCATGGATATGCCATTAGCCGCCGCAGTGCTTCAGGCTCTACTTTTGGTGCAGTTTCCCGGCCGATTCGTGCCGCACAATCCCTGACCAGCAGCCGCACCAGCAACGGAAGATCATCAACCCGTTCCCGCAGGGGTGGAATCTGGAGCAAAAAGACATTCAGGCGGAAATACAGATCTTCACGAAAGCGTCCCGAGGCGACTTCGGCCTGCAGGTCACGGGCCGTGGCTGAAACAACCCGCACATCAACCCGGGTTGAGGTCGTGGCGCCGATCCTGCGCACTTCCCCCTCCTGCAGTACCCGCAGCAGCTTTACCTGCAGTGCAAGCGGCATCTCGCCAACTTCATCCAGGAACAACGTACCGCCGTCAGCCTGCTCAAACAGACCGGGCTTATCAGAACTGGCGCCGGTAAAAGCACCTTTGGTGTGGCCGAACAGTTCCCCTTCAAGCAGGGTTTCCGGCAGGGCGCCGCAATTTATTGCCACAAACGGCTTCGCGCTGCGGCAGCCGCTTTTATGCACGGCACGTGCAACCAGCTCTTTTCCGGTGCCGGACTCCCCCTGAATCAGCACCGTGGTCTTAAGATCGGCCACCCGCTGGATCTGATCATAGATTGCCAGCATGGCAGGATTCCTGCCCACCAGGCCATAAAACGAGCTTTTACCGGCGACCTCGGCTCGCAGGGTACGATTCTCCTCCTTCAATCGCTCCCGCTCCTCCGCCTTTTTCAGGACAATCACAATTTCATCCCGCTTGAACGGTTTTGAGATAAAGTCGTAGGCCCCTTCCTGCATGCAGGCCACCGCAGTGTCAACCGCCCCATAGGCGGTCATCATCACAATCGGAGCAGTAACGCCGCTGCTGACAGCCTGTCGCAGAAACTCCCTGCCATCCATCTCCGGCATACGGATATCGCACAGGATGTAGTCATAGGCATGGCCTGACAGTTTGGCCAGCGCTTCTTCTCCGCCGGCGGCGGTATCCGCATGGTAGCCCTGTTTTCGCAACATGACCGACAGCATGTGGCGCAGGTTCTCTTCATCATCAATAATCAGGATATGAGGTTGTTTCATACCACCTGACCCTTCGTATAGACCGGTACATGGATAGTGAAGCAGCTGCCCAGCCCGACCCTGCTCTGCACCGTAATCCGGCCACCAAAGCTCTCAATGATGCGGGCTGAAATTGCAAGCCCCAGACCAGTCCCTTTTCCCGGGCTCTTGGTGGTAAAGAACGGGTCAAACAGCTTGCCAAGATGCTCTGGTGCTATTCCCGCCCCCGTATCCCAGACCTCCAGCAGCAGTGTCTTTTTATCAGCGCCCTGTTTGAGTGCCAGTTTGATTTCACCGCCCTGCGGCATGGCATCATTGGCATTGATCAGCAGGTTGATCAGCACCTGCTGCAACTGGTGCGGGTCAAGGCTGGCCAGCGAGGAGGCAGGTTCCGTGGTCATGGTCAGTTTTATCCCCTTGAAAAAGCCCTGATGTTGCAGCAGCTCAACTGTGGCCTGCATGAGCAGAGAAAGGTCAACCGGTTCATGAACGGTCTGTTTGGGACGGGCATACTCAAGCAGCCCCTTTACGATCCGGTCAATCCGGCCGCAGCTATCCATAATCCTGGCGAGGTAGTCAGCATGGGCGGGGTTATGCTCCAGTTCTTGGGCCAGAATCTCTGCGTAGCCCATTACAGAGGCCAGCGGCGTGCCTATTTCATGGGCAGTACCGGCGGCCAGCAGCCCCACCGATGCCATTTTTTCTGAACGGATCGCCTCTTCCCGTGCCTGCTGCAGATCCCGGTTGACCTGTTCAAGGGCGGCAACATGGGAGGTAACCTCCTGCTGCTTTTGCTCCAGCGTGCTGGACATGGCGTTAAACGACTCTGCCAGCCGGGCCAGTTCCAGCGCACCGGTGACCGTGAGCTGGTGACCGTAGACACCACCGGTGATCTTCTCCGTGGCTGAAAGCAGGCGGTTAACCGGCGCCACCACAATCCTGGACAGAATAAAGGCCCCAAGCCCGAGCAACAGGATAAAATCAAGGGCAAAATAGGTCAGCAGCAGCTGCCTGGTACGTTGAATGCGTCGCTGTTCATCCTGCAAGGAGAGAATCAGACCGGCCCTGCCAACCTGTTGGCCATTGCGGATGACCTGCATTGAACGGACCAGCGCTGCGCCGTCTGCTATGATCCTGCTTTCTTCCACCTGACGTCCCGGCAGGCTGAACGGGCGATACAGATCACTGCCTTCTCTGCCAACACTGTAAATAACCTTGCCCGACCTGTCCAGGAGAGTCAGGCGTTCAAAGGAGCGTTCTTCAGAAAGCTTGGCGGCATAGAGCGTTGCCGGAGCATCCAGCGGCAGCATGCCTTCCGGGAAACTGGGCAGCTGTTCAGGCAGCTGGTTGACAAAGGTGGCCAGCAGCATCCGGGCATGATCACCCTTCTGGGCGTACAGGTCATTTTCAGCGGTTTTGAAGGCGAGCAGGCTGAAGAGCAGCCAGGTAAGCACCAGCAGGCAGGCCAGTGAGGCAAGAATGGAAAACGTGAGGCTTAGCCGTACCGTCCGCATCGGTTATTTGCCCAGATGCAGATACCAGTTGATCAGCTGGGGACCATAAAAGATATAAAGCACAGCCCCCAGGGCCAGGTAAGGACCGAACGGGATGGCCAGATGGCGCCCCTTGCGTTGCAGCGCCATGATTGAGAGGCCGGCCACGGTCCCCACCAGTGATGAGGTAAAGATGATAAACGGGACAGCCTTCAGCCCCAGAAAGCCCCCCAGCATGGCAAGCAGCTTGGCATCTCCCCCGCCCATCCCTTCACGCCCGGTCAGCCAGAGATAGCTGTAAAAAACCAGTGCCAGACTCCCCCAGCCGACAACAATGCCCAGCAGGGAGGAAAGCCAACCCGGTTCAGGCAGAAAAAAAGAGGCCAGAAAACCAAGGCCGACACCCGGCAGCGAGATCTCATCGGGGATGATCTGATAATCAAAATCAATGAACGTGACAACAATCAATGCGGCAATGAGCAGGGAATAGATAAAGAAAGAGACGGTCAGGCCAAAACGCATAAACAGCAGCAGCAACAG includes these proteins:
- a CDS encoding prepilin peptidase, which translates into the protein MPPLMYMAVVVFLFGAVIGSFLNVCIYRLPLDQSIVSPGSRCISCGAAVRWFDNIPIISWLLLRGRCRGCGAAFSIRYPLVELLTACLLLLLFMRFGLTVSFFIYSLLIAALIVVTFIDFDYQIIPDEISLPGVGLGFLASFFLPEPGWLSSLLGIVVGWGSLALVFYSYLWLTGREGMGGGDAKLLAMLGGFLGLKAVPFIIFTSSLVGTVAGLSIMALQRKGRHLAIPFGPYLALGAVLYIFYGPQLINWYLHLGK
- a CDS encoding sensor histidine kinase, with the protein product MRTVRLSLTFSILASLACLLVLTWLLFSLLAFKTAENDLYAQKGDHARMLLATFVNQLPEQLPSFPEGMLPLDAPATLYAAKLSEERSFERLTLLDRSGKVIYSVGREGSDLYRPFSLPGRQVEESRIIADGAALVRSMQVIRNGQQVGRAGLILSLQDEQRRIQRTRQLLLTYFALDFILLLGLGAFILSRIVVAPVNRLLSATEKITGGVYGHQLTVTGALELARLAESFNAMSSTLEQKQQEVTSHVAALEQVNRDLQQAREEAIRSEKMASVGLLAAGTAHEIGTPLASVMGYAEILAQELEHNPAHADYLARIMDSCGRIDRIVKGLLEYARPKQTVHEPVDLSLLMQATVELLQHQGFFKGIKLTMTTEPASSLASLDPHQLQQVLINLLINANDAMPQGGEIKLALKQGADKKTLLLEVWDTGAGIAPEHLGKLFDPFFTTKSPGKGTGLGLAISARIIESFGGRITVQSRVGLGSCFTIHVPVYTKGQVV
- a CDS encoding sigma-54-dependent transcriptional regulator; the protein is MKQPHILIIDDEENLRHMLSVMLRKQGYHADTAAGGEEALAKLSGHAYDYILCDIRMPEMDGREFLRQAVSSGVTAPIVMMTAYGAVDTAVACMQEGAYDFISKPFKRDEIVIVLKKAEERERLKEENRTLRAEVAGKSSFYGLVGRNPAMLAIYDQIQRVADLKTTVLIQGESGTGKELVARAVHKSGCRSAKPFVAINCGALPETLLEGELFGHTKGAFTGASSDKPGLFEQADGGTLFLDEVGEMPLALQVKLLRVLQEGEVRRIGATTSTRVDVRVVSATARDLQAEVASGRFREDLYFRLNVFLLQIPPLRERVDDLPLLVRLLVRDCAARIGRETAPKVEPEALRRLMAYPWPGNVRELENAIERALVLCDGDQLAEHCLLDGITGESAIQVCPDENLSIKQAERTMEIDLIRKALERTGGNRTHAAKMLEISHRALLYKLKEYALE
- a CDS encoding DsbC family protein, producing MIRTTLSTISLVLLFAVSSFAMAPAKDGCGTQECSKCHSLSVKEATDLLSFAGVTVKSVKPAPSHGLHEVLFQKDGGVGIVFIDYGKKHLIQGMIIDLKTKEPVAAHEKDIPKPKQFSGLDPKLIPVQYAMVMGNPKAAKKLYVFTDPDCPYCRTLHPELQKLEKMMPDLAIHIMLYPLQQLHPQAYDKARLVLSTKSRKNLDLAFEGKELPKPKGDAGKAGVDAVIQFAQEQGINGTPMVLLPNGKPYQGPRDAESIKKAIEGM